The window CCTCAATATCCCAATGATGCTCTGAAATATAACTACAAATGGTTTCTCAAAAGCCTGATGAAGGATTGCTATGATATATATGACAGCAATGCAAATAATGCTGAACTTGAAAAGTGGCTTTCCGATTTGAGGATTAATGTAAAACACGGTGAAGATTTAAGTGAAGAGGATTTAAGAAAGCTTTTAGACTATACTTACCAATGCAGTAACGGCAATCTTCTGTTTAAGAGAATACAGGAGAGGCTTAACAACAGTTTTTCCCAGTTAATTATAATGCCTGCAATATGCGAATTATTCAAAATATTCTGTGCACTACACAGTACCTTGAAAACCCTTGGGAGTATCAGAGTTACAAAATCAAAGCTGAGACTTGTAAATTATTATCTTGGTACCGTAAGACTTAAAAACGAGCTTATAGGCTGTGATAGTGAAGAAGCAGCCAATAGTATTAAAAGGGACTTGAACTCAATATCAGATGAACTGTCAGGGTACGAAAGTAAGGATATACCTGAGGAGGAGAGAAAAAGAATTGAAAAAGTCAAGTCTGAGGTTTTGTCCTTAAAGGGGGAAATAGAAATATCACCCGGGAGAATAGGTGAAAAAAAGCAGGAATTTCAGGAAAATCTTCAGGAAATAACAAGGAAGATTAACGAGGGAAAAGGAACATATGATGCAGAACAGTTTGTTAATGACCATGAAGAAATATTTGGAAGCATTGAGGATTTTTCAAATATGTTTGACTCAGTTGCACACCTCACGGATGAGCTAAGGTTGGGAATAATAGAAATTATAGGGGATTCAATTATAAATAATGATACATACGACGAAGTAATGGAAAAAATGGATTTTCTTCCTGTTGAAGTGTCCTCCCGACTTGCAAGGGCATATGATTATGTCAGCAGAATTATGCTTGGCGGACTGAGGGACAAGGAGGTAGCTAACAATCACTTTGTTATAAAATCCGTAAATAAAACCGAAGAAATTCAGAAGTATATGGAGCGTTATGATTTTTTAGACGTGGCAATGAACAGGGCGCTTTCTGCAAGAGCGGGGCTGCTTCTCCAATCGTATTCAAATGAGTTGGTGCTTCCTCTAAGAAATATGATTCAGGGACATATAGACGAAATCGCAGAAATATGCCGAAGAAAGCTGGGGATTATCGACCTTGAATTAACTGAAACAATTGAGAATATTCTTCAAGCTGTGGATATTAACGAACTGTCTTTGCCAGACGGAGTTTTTGAGTTTGCTTCAAAACCTCCCGAGGAAGATATCAGTATAGGTAAAAAAACAGAATGGAAGACACGGGTAAAGCAAGGTTCATTTTGTGGAAGCGACACCACGGAAACCTATTTGGATTTTGTCGACGTAATGGGGAATGCATATTATTTTCCTAATGGTGTAGCCTTGAAACAAAAATGGGACTATGGCTTAACCAATGCTAAAGAATTGTTCTGGAAGTATATGTTTGAATGGATGGCTCAACAGCTGAACAGTTACTCTGATGCATTTTCAGTTTCAATAAATACTCTTATAACTACAGTAAACGCAACGATAAAATCGAAAATAACCATGAGTGAGCAAAAGCATGAAGAGGAAGTGGGCAGGTGGAATAAAATTTTACTTCAGGCCAATAATGCAGCTGCGGTATCAAATGGTATTAAGGACGTTGCTGTTGACGGGAACGGAGTTTGAGATGAAAGTAGGCGATAATATTAAAGCTTGGAAAAAAGATTTTGAGACAAAATGGGATTCTTGTGAAAAACAAAAAGACCCGTTAAAATGTGCCGTAAAAATATTATCAAGTATTATTCTCTCTGAAACCGCAACAGATAAGGACAATGGAAAAGTAATAGATGCATGCACAGATTACTTCTCTGAATCGTTTGAGCCTTTATATATAAATGAAAACAAGAAAAAAGGAGGATTAAGAATGAAGGGTCTTTTTATAGCAGGTCTGGCGATAGTAGGTATATCCATGATTTTTATTTACCAAAGAAAATATAACAATGACCAGAAGAAAAATCCCCCGGAAATAGAAAGAAATGAAAAAATAGAGAAAGTTGATAATGTTTATAAACCATCCCATACACCGAATCAAAATGTATTGATACTGGTACTTAGAGCAGGTAATGAAAGTTGTTTGAATACCTTGAAAGAGAACATGCGGCTTTCAGCTGAAGTTTATGATGAGCTGTACAAGGCAACCAGATACTTATGGGTAGGAAATGCTAATCAATTTAATAACTCAAAGATAATAAATTGGTTTGACGAAAGTAACAACCAGACACAAGCAAGTAGTTTGGATGTATATCTGATTAAATTAGCATTAGAAAAAAACTACAGTGGTTTGTTGCAGTCGGCAGACGGACAGGCCAGATTGAGTGCATTTAAACAGCTGTGTCAGGATGGAGCAAAGATTGAGGAGTTTTCTCCAAGAGTTTCAAATGCTGCCTATGGTACTACCGAGGTATATGAAAAATAGGGACTTGGTGGAGGGTGTATTATTTTATGCTTACATCCTCCATACTCTCATTTTTTTCAAAAAATACAGAGCTATGATTTGTGCACAGCCTATAAACAGCAAAAAATAGTTAAGGCTTCGGTCATATTTTACAAACCACAGCAAACCTATGAGTATCAGCAGACTTACTACTCTGCCCATATTTAGAATAATCTCTTTATTGATAATATATTCAAGCCGCAAATCCTCCTGATGCTGAAGACTTATAATGTTGAAGCCGGCAGAAGAAAAAGGAACCATAAAAAAGGGCAGAAATGCAGAGTCCATTATTATAAATAACAGCAGAGTTCCGTAACTGATATTGACAACCAATCCCCATACTGCCAAAAACATTAAACCGGCCCCTGCCAGCATTGACTTTAACCTTGATTTTGGCTTAACCAGCTTTTGCTCAATCACAAAAGCTACCGATGAAATAAGTGAGCCAATAAGTGAAAAAGTACCCACAGACCATTCACTGCCTGTAGTTTTAAAAACCAGTACAAATATTAGGAAACCTATAATAACATCTCTAAAGCCCCACGTGAACAGGCCCTTTCTTAAAAAGCTCCAATCGTGAGAGTTTGTACCGATTATCTTTTTAAAGTCCATCTTCCTTCCGTAATATTCTGCTTTTAATAAAAAGGATACCAATATCAGTACTACGAATAGCAGTAATGAGATAGAAAAGACAATAGTGTAGCCCATTCCCAGGACATTTTTATTAATTATATAGGCAGAAGATATTGGTGCAACAGCACCGCAGATTCCTGCAATAGAACCATTGTAACCATTAAAGGTATCCCTGTTTTCAGTTGATGTAAAATCAAAACTCAGAACATGAAATGCAAGCCAATAAAAACCTGCGGCTACCCCGAATAATATTCCAAATATCAGTACAAAATTTGAAATTTTGTCTTGAAATAGAAGAATAAGCCCGAATAAGATAATGAAAAAAAGTATTCCCAACCTTAGTGACCAGATACCATTTTTTCTTTTGGAAAGCCATCCGGCAAAAATGAAGGTGATGGGGAGGAACATATACTGCATGAGATTATATTCTGCTAAAACTATAAAGTTTTTTGATTCTTTCCACAATAAGATATTAAGAAAAACATTTGAAATGCCCATTGCAAGTGTGAAAAGGGCACTTACGGTTAACAACAGCTTAGCCTTTTTCGACATTCAAAACCTCCCAATCAGTATTTTGAATGTTTTTATTTTATACAAATAAATTAATATAATACCGTATATTTGTATAAAAAGAAAAACGGTAATAATCTCTTAATGAGTCATTACCGTTTTTGTATGTATTAACATTTAAATAAATTTATTGAAATCTTACACGATGTTTTACTTGGAAATTATGGTCATTGGAACACAAATAAACAATACCTTCGATAAAAGCAATAAAACTTGGAATAAAGGTCCAGCAGAACAACATATAAAGTATACCTTTACCTATTTTGCCCATGTAAAACTTGTGAATTCCAAGTCCACCTAAAAATATTGCCAAAAGTCCGGCAACAATTTTGTTTTTTATTGGCCAGGAAGGATCTATGCCATTATTTATATTCTGCTGCTGAGCATATTGCTGTTGTGCAACACGCTGTTGGTATAGCAGTGCCTCGGCTGCTTGGGGGTCAAACTCCTGCTGTTTAGGAACAGGTCTCTGAGCAGCTGATGGAGCAGAATTTTGTACGGTCAAAGCTTCACCGCAATATTTACATTCTCTATCACTAAGAGCAGTTGGTGCCCCGCATTGAGGACATTCATTTTGAGCCATTTTTATACCATCCTATCTTATTTATTTAATTATACTTTTAAAAAAAATGATATATTACAAAAATTTGATCACACTAATCACAGTTTTTTACCGCATTGTGGGCAAAATTTAGTGCCTATTGGGATTTCTGTACCGCATTCACAGATCCTGCTTCCCATAGGAGTTCCACATTCAGGACAGAATTTGGGATTGCCGGTTACTAATGCTCCACAGGAAATACATTTCTTCTTTGGAGTTTCCAACGGCTTTCCACATTCACAGCAAAATTTTGATTTTGCTGAATTTTCAGCACTACAGGAGGGACATGCTAAGGTTGCAGCATCTGTGGCTGCTTTTGTATTAATGGTGTTATGCATGTCGGAACCCAGAGATGCACCTATTCCAAAACCAACACCTCCTGAAGCAAACACACCTGCTACACCTGAATTATTGCCGGCAGCTTGGTCATATACATCAAAAGAACGTTTTGTTACATAACGGTTGTCTCCCATAATTTCGAATTCAGCCTTGCTTTTTAGAATCTTGTTAATTTCTTCAAAGTCTTCATCGGGGAAATTAATGGATTTTATAATTAAGTTGATTGCAATTAATCCATATTTGGAAAATTCAGGAGAAATCATTTCAAGGGTGTAATTTGCAATATCATCCAGTCTGGCAGTAATCTCCAATGCAGATATTTTTTGATTTACAATTACATTGGCGATTATGCTTTTTATCTTCTGAATCAAGATTCCTTTGAAGAAATCTATGACATTGTCAAATTTAATAAAGTCCGCCGGATTCATTACTCCAATCAGTTCACGAAAAAAGGTTTCATAGTTATCAAGTTTTAAGCCCATCTGGCCAAAAGCACGAACTCTGAGTCTGGTATAATATTTTGGGTCAATTATTTGTACCGGATCAGATGTTCCCCAGTTGATATCTAGTTTCGTAGTAGTGTTGATATAGAAAATTTCTGCACTGAAAGGGGTTTTTCCTCCAAAAGGCAGATTAACAAAGGCTTTAAGTATTGGAAGATTTTTAGCATCAAGAGTATAAGTTCCAGGAGAAAATAAATCACAAATCTCTCCGCCTTTAACAAAAACTGCAATTTGTCCTTCACCTACAATAAGCTGTGTTCCATATACAAGATCTTCGGCCGGATGTTTATAAACAATCCAATCACGGGATCTAAGCCCGTCAAATTTTACTCTATCAATGATAGCCATTTTGGACATCACCTCACAAAATATTAGTCTTAATTATAGCATAATATACCATACAAATCAAACCCTTGAGGCTGTTAATCTGCAGGGTATACTTCAAATTCATTCTTGTCAAAATCAAGTATGTTTTATTGTTTCATTTTTGATAATTCTCTTGATAAAGCACTTCGGTTTACACACAAAAAGTCTGCAAGTTCGTCACGTGAAAAAGGAATCCTGAATCTGTTTTTCCCTGTTCTCTGCACCTGCATATAGAAATAGGCCATGAGCTTTTCACGGGTCGACCTCTGAGAGAGAATCTCTATTTTGCTATTTAGAAAAATATTTTTTTGTGCAATAAGTGAAAGCATGTTTTCAATAAGCTTGGTGTGAAAGCTGCAGGAGGAGGAACAGGTGGTAACAATCCTGCTAAAGCCGATATACATTACGGTGCAACCGGTAGTAGTGAGAACTGTTACCGGGCTTTTCGCTAACTTTGCACATGAAAAAGCCTCTCCGAACATGTCTGCCGTACCGATTTCATATACTATATTTCTGTTGCCCATTATATCTTCTTTAACAATCTGGGCAGAACCGGATAAAATTATACCTACAGAGGATACCTTATCTCCTGCCAACAGCAGTATATCATTTTTAGTATAAACCTGTTCATAGGATTCAAGGCATTTTAACATATGAAGAATACTTTCATCGCTTATATTTTGAAAAATTGCAACTTGTTAATGGAGTTGCAGCACAGGATAACTACGATATGGAAAATCTCTGGAATGCACACGAGGACATCCGTTCACTGAAATCCCTTATTTTATTCGGAATCAGAGGAATGGCTGCTTATGCCTACCATGCATTGGTTCTGGGATATTCCGATGATGAGGTTAACGCATTCTTCTACAAGGCACTAAGAGCTGTAGGCAGCGACATGGCTATTGACGAACTGCTCTCAATTGTTATGGAAACAGGAGAAGTTAATTTAAAGTGTATGGCACTTCTTGATAAGGCAAATACAGAAACCTATGGAACTCCTGTACCGACTTCCGTACCAATGACTGTTGAAAAAGGTCCATTTATTGTAATTTCAGGTCACGATCTTTATGATTTATATCTTCTTCTGGAACAAACAAAGGATAAGGGAATAAACATTTACACTCATGGTGAAATGCTTCCTGCACATGCATATCCTAAGCTTAAGGCATACCCTCATTTAAAGGGCAACTTCGGTACAGCTTGGCAGAATCAACAGAAGGAATTTGACAATCTTCCGGCTCCCGTACTGTTTACAACAAACTGTCTTATGCCTGTAAAACCAAGCTATAGTGACAGAGTATTTACAACTGAAGTAGTTGCATATCCAGAAATGGTTCATATAGGAGACGAAAAGAACTTTACTCCTGTAATAAACAAGGCGCTTGAACTTGGAGGATATAAGGAAGATACAAGATTCACAGGCATCAACGGCGGGGATACATTAACCACCGGTTTTGCCAGAGGAACAGTTCTGTCAGTAGTAGATAAGGTAATTGATGCCGTTAAGGCAGGAGCAATAAAACACTTCTTCTTGGTAGGAGGATGTGACGGTGCAAAGGTTGGAAGAAATTACTACACAGAATTTGTTAATAAAACTCCAAAGGATACCGTAATACTGACACTTGCTTGCGGAAAATACCGTTTCAATGACCTTGATATCGGTGAAATAGGCGGACTTCCAAGAATTATGGATATGGGACAATGTAATGATGCCTACAGTGCAATACAGGTGGCAGCTGCTTTGTCAAACGCTTTTGAGTGTGAAATCAATGAGTTACCTCTCTCAATGGTGCTTTCCTGGTACGAACAGAAGGCTGTCTGCATACTGCTGACTCTGCTTTCCCTGGGAATTAAGAACATTTACCTTGGGCCTACACTGCCTGCATTTGTTTCACAAAATGTACTAAATATATTAGTAGAAAAATTCAACATCAGCCCGATTTCTACTCCTGATGAGGACTTGAAAAAAATTCTCGGATAAGCTTAAAGTAAATTTTCCCGGCCTTCCTGTAGGCTTAGTGCTATTAGCTGGCCGGGATTCTCCCAATATATATAATTCTGAGGTTCAATCATTTGTGCGCTTCCAAAAGCTCATAGATGATTGGACTTTTTCTTGCTGTTTGTTTTACATATCCCACTAATTTATGTATAATTTTTGTATATACTAATGAAACTAAAATATATAAAAATTAAAAGGATGCTTGTATGAGAAAATCGAAATTCATATCTGAATTTAAAGAGTTTATATCAAGAGGAAATGTAGTGGATTTGGCTGTGGGTGTCATAATTGGTTCTGCTTTTACAGCCATAGTTAATTCCCTTGTGAATCAAATTATTATGCCTGTTATCGGATATATAATAGGGGGCATAAACTTTTCTGACTTTAAATGGACTTTAGAAGAGGCAAAGGGAGATGCACCTGAAGTAGCCGTATATTTCGGCTCGTTTATTCAGCAGATAGTTAATTTTCTCATAATTGCTTTTGTAGTTTTTATGATGGTAAAGCTTATAAATGTGCTGAAACGTAAAAAGGAAGAAGCAGTAGAAGAAATAAAGGAAGAAAAAGCTTCAAAGGAAGAAATATTGCTTACGGAAATAAGGGATTTACTTAAAAAACAATTGTAGATTTATTTCATACACATAATGAAGATTTTGTTATACTAACGTCAAAATTTATAATTATTGTAACTTGAAAGAGCCATAAATAAGTATAATAGGAAAACGGTTAGAATAAAATAATTGCTTAACTCAACTTTTTTATTAGGGGAAAATTCAATAGAATATCAATTAGTGTATTAACAATACTTAAAACTAAACCTTTTACTTACTAAGGCACTTTTTATAGGTTCCCAAATATTTATTATAAAAAATACAAGACACCCAACTATTATAGTTGCAATATTAAAGTAATAATTGTTTTTCATAATTGCTGATAAAATAAAGAAAAACATTACACAAATCATAAATACATCTTTTATGCCAAACTTTTTATTCATATTAATCCCCATTTTTTACATATATTATAACGGAATTTACTTCATAAGTATATGATTTTTATATAAAAAGAGTGCAGCCCCATGACATGGGAATGCACTCTCTCCATACTAGCATTAAATTATTATCCTATAAACTGCTGAGTCCAGTACAATCTTCCGCTGGAGTTCTTTGCTACTCCTACACCAATCTGTGTAAAGGATGCTTTAAGGATGTTTGCCCTGTGTCCGGGTGAATTCATCCAACCCTTCATTACTTGTTCAGGTGTAGTCTGTCCCATTGCAATGTTTTCGCCTGCGGTTCTGTAGCTGATACCATATTTCTTCATCATATCAAAGGGTGAACCGTAAGTCGGTGAATTGTGGTCAAAGTAGCCCAGTTTAGCCATGTCCTGTGATTTGAGGGTTGCTGTTTTATTTACCTGAGCATTCATTGTTAAAGGTTTTAAACCATTTTTTGCTCTTTCTGCATTAACGAGTTCCACAACTCTTTTCTGGAAAGCTGCATAGTCACCGCTTACAGCAGGTGTTGCAGCAGGCTTTTGAGGAGCCGGCTTGGTAGCTGATGGTTTTGAAGCAGCAGGCTTAGCTGCTGATGACCCAGACTTCAAAAATGAATTCAATGCAGACTGAATATCTGAATAATTAGTGTTTTTGGCAGTTGAATTATTACAATTCTTTGTATATGCTATTGTTTGCAGCTTATCCATAATATCTGCTGATTCGATATTATTATTGGTAGCTGTAGTCGGCTGATTATAGTTGTTTGGGGCTGTAGTTGTATCAACATTATTTTTAGTTGGGCAATTTGTTGATTTTGAAGTATTGGCGTTCACGTTGTTAACTGCTGATTTGTTAACTGCCGCTGTATTGGAGTCATTTTTACTTTGCGCCGTATTTTGTGAAACTTTAGATATAATTGACTCTAGTGCATTGGATGGTGCTTTAGTTGATTGGCTGATATTTGTTTTATCTTGTGCAGCAATACTTTCTGCTTTTGTTTTTCCAATTGCAAAACCGTTAAAAGCAAAGGCTGATGCGAATATTGCACATGCAGCTACACTTGAAATGACAATAGATGATTTTTTATTCATATCTTACCTCCATTAGTTTAGATTAATTTTACGTTCTTTCCTTCTTCTTGCCTATAATCAGCGTTCTTGCGACGTTGCTTCTGCCAAAAGAATTATCAGCGTAATATTCATCAGCCTACCGGGGTATGGACATTATGTTAACACCAGTGTCCCAATGTAACAACCCCCCAATTTCTTACAGTTAGTATTCGCATATCTGTTCATCGTAGTGGTACTTAGTCGCAGGCCTTGCACGTAATGGGATTGCCAGACAATGACTCGAGATTGAAACATTTTCAGGTTAGTTAATATTGCTATTTTATTTATTGAAATTGGACAAGGTATTGTTTACTTTTAATAAATAAGGGTATTAATATATTCGAAAAATCCACATTGAAAGGTGAGACACTATGGAATGGTTAAATAATCAAAATCCTATATTATTGGCGCTTTTTGCTACATTAGGAACTTGGGCGCTAACAGCATTGGGAGCCGCAATGGTTTTCTTTTTCAAAGAAATAAACCAACGCCTGCTTAATACAATGCTTGGTTTTGCAGCGGGTGTAATGATTGCGGCAAGCTTTTGGTCACTGCTCGCACCTGCAATTGAAATGGCAGAGAAATCATCAAATATACCTGCTTGGCTTGTTGCCGCTCTGGGCTTTCTGGGAGGTGCGGTTTTTCTTTACATGGCCGATAAGATTATTCCTCATATGCATTTAAATTCTAAAGATGGGGAAAGCGAGGGAATATCAACAAAGCTCAGGCGAAGCATACTTCTTGTATTTTCAATAACTTTACATAATATACCTGAGGGACTAGCGGTAGGAGTGGCTTTCGGGGCTGCGGCAAATGGATTTAACAATATAACTTTATTGTCTGCAATTGCTGTTGCAATGGGAATTGGAATTCAAAATTTTCCTGAGGGTGCTGCTGTGTCAATTCCATTACGACGTGAGGGTTTATCACGTACAAAGAGCTTTCTATACGGTCAGGCTTCTGGTCTTGTTGAGCCAATTGCAGGTGTTTTGGGTGCAGCACTAGTAATGTATATTCAGCCTATTCTGCCGTACGCACTTGCTTTTGCGGCGGGAGCAATGATATTTGTTGTTGTGGAAGAACTCATTCCGGAAGCTCAGAGCGGAGGCCACAAAAGCACACATATGGCCACCGCAGGCTGTATTATAGGGTTTACCGTAATGATGATACTGGATGTTGCCCTTGGATAGGCATATATCAACCGGCATTCTTCCTTTTTTCCATTGAAGGAGGAATTCCGTAGTATTTCTTATAAAGTTTGCTGAAGTAAAAGGCATCATCATAACCTACATTTCTTGCAACGGTTTTAATAGGCATATCTCCTGATATCAGCAGTTCCCGTGCTTTTGTAAGGCGAATCCTTATCAGATGATTTATTGGAGATTCACCGGTCTCCTCCTTGAATATTTTAGAAATATAAACCGGGCTCAGGTACATATTGTGAGCTATTCTATACAGAGAAATCTGCTTCATATAATTTGAGCTCAGATATTCAAGAATGTCATTTACAATATAAGTCTTTTCCGAGGTTTGAATATCAAGCCTTGTTTTTTCAGTTCTTTCCTTACTGGCAGTCATCCCCCTGTGCAACAGTGCAGTCAGTTTCATTATGCTGCTTTTAATAAACAGGTCACAGTAAGGCTCGTTTTTTTCCTGTTCGCTTAGTGTTTCATTAATACACTTGATTATTTCAGGTTGATGAAGGGGCAAACTAAAAACGGGCTGGGAGGAGGGCTCAATAAGGAAATTTTCAGGAAGTTCCTTAAACTGTAAATTGCCCAAAGCATAATTAAACTCCTCAATATTAACTCCCTCAGGAATAATCTTTTTATGTTGTACACCGGGGTTTATAATTATAATATTCCCTTTGGTTACTTCATATAATTTATCATCTATTATATATGTAAAATATCCCGACAGGATTATTTTTACTTCCGTAAAGTCGTGGGTATGCAGTGTAATATGGCTTTCGGAATTAGCAAAATTAATAAAAGCATATAACAATGTTGGATTGAAATTTTCAGCACAGATTTGCGGCTTACACAAAAGAATCACCCCCTGTTATTTACAATATATATGTGTAAAGTAATCCTATCTTATCACAAACTAAATTTTATTCCAATCGGCAAACTATGAAAGTTTCTCTATTAATATTGATAAAAATGTACATTACCAGATAAAGAATATCCATTCCATAAGAAAACTTATCAATTATAATTAAAAAGGAAAATTACTGGCATTGTGAAAGGGATTTATTATGGAAAATGTAAAGTGGGTTTGGATGTATATACGAAAATATAAACTCCGAATGTGTATTGCCCTGATATTTGTTTTGGTAGCTTCGGCTCTTTGTATGGTACCCCCATATGTTTCCGGCATAATAATTGACAAGGTAATTAAGCAAAGTCAATATGACCTGCTTTTAAAGCTGTGTATGCTTATGCTAGGAGCTACGGTGATAAAATCTATAATCAGATTTTCGTATCAGATTATGTTTGAAACCATATCACAGGGAGCTTATATGAAAATCAGGGAGAGTATGTACCAAAAGCTTCAAAATATGGATTTCAAATTTTTTGACACTACCAGAACCGGTGACATAATGGCTAGAATGACAGGTGATATGGAGACAGTGCGCCATCTTATTGCGTGGGTAATCTACATGGTTTTTGAAAACGCTACAATATTTATTTTTGCAGTAACATTGTTATTCACAATTAACTGGCAGTTTACTCTGGTTATGCTTCTGGTTGTACCTTTTCTGGCATGGGCTGCTATAAGGCTGGCAGGTGAAGTCAGACCAACTTTCGCAGCAATAAGGGAACAATTCTCAAGACTCAATTCTGTTGTGCAGGAAAATATAAGCGGCAACAGAGTAATAAAGGCATTTGCAACAGAATACATAGAAATAAGCAAATTTGACAAGGAAAACGAAGCCTATCGTCAGAGAAACATGGCTTCTGCAAAAGTATGGTCAAAATATCTTCCTGTTATAGATGCTTTGGCGGGAACTCTTTCGCTGATTATACTGATAGCAGGGGGAATACTTACAATTAATAATAAAATAACCATAGGTGAGTTAGTAACCTTTAACTCTATAGTATGGGCACTGGGTAATCCCATGAGGAATTTCGGCTGGCTTATAAATGACATCCAAAGATTCAACGCATCTGCAGATAAAATACGTGAATATCTGAATAATGAATCTGAAATAAGCAATAT of the Ruminiclostridium papyrosolvens DSM 2782 genome contains:
- the mscL gene encoding large-conductance mechanosensitive channel protein MscL — its product is MRKSKFISEFKEFISRGNVVDLAVGVIIGSAFTAIVNSLVNQIIMPVIGYIIGGINFSDFKWTLEEAKGDAPEVAVYFGSFIQQIVNFLIIAFVVFMMVKLINVLKRKKEEAVEEIKEEKASKEEILLTEIRDLLKKQL
- a CDS encoding dynamin family protein, which translates into the protein MYNSDKLKATQKLLEDLGNGMIALFNEYKEDFLGDELVTSQFKSFFEEHKRAMERIKNPVLSIATIGTTSSGKSTLTNALAGKMVAPIDSGEKSAGILVLRNSNKRSLYIEKTKNSKWKTGQIKQDISDEETYNINSDTMKTYFDNRKNSAPPRIYSKGPLLIGSSPEMLNLPEDICVELVDLPGLKNSGDKENLSVIQEMLTRSLCLVAMDYSHTDDENRKKLLGELKDIVNFLGGRQDSIIFLLNRVDLRNETDVELDLNISNLKKEIKEVLALKNEPEIIPFTALPLFYAQCAWGPVSHKDKNKEPQYPNDALKYNYKWFLKSLMKDCYDIYDSNANNAELEKWLSDLRINVKHGEDLSEEDLRKLLDYTYQCSNGNLLFKRIQERLNNSFSQLIIMPAICELFKIFCALHSTLKTLGSIRVTKSKLRLVNYYLGTVRLKNELIGCDSEEAANSIKRDLNSISDELSGYESKDIPEEERKRIEKVKSEVLSLKGEIEISPGRIGEKKQEFQENLQEITRKINEGKGTYDAEQFVNDHEEIFGSIEDFSNMFDSVAHLTDELRLGIIEIIGDSIINNDTYDEVMEKMDFLPVEVSSRLARAYDYVSRIMLGGLRDKEVANNHFVIKSVNKTEEIQKYMERYDFLDVAMNRALSARAGLLLQSYSNELVLPLRNMIQGHIDEIAEICRRKLGIIDLELTETIENILQAVDINELSLPDGVFEFASKPPEEDISIGKKTEWKTRVKQGSFCGSDTTETYLDFVDVMGNAYYFPNGVALKQKWDYGLTNAKELFWKYMFEWMAQQLNSYSDAFSVSINTLITTVNATIKSKITMSEQKHEEEVGRWNKILLQANNAAAVSNGIKDVAVDGNGV
- the hcp gene encoding hydroxylamine reductase, which codes for MENLWNAHEDIRSLKSLILFGIRGMAAYAYHALVLGYSDDEVNAFFYKALRAVGSDMAIDELLSIVMETGEVNLKCMALLDKANTETYGTPVPTSVPMTVEKGPFIVISGHDLYDLYLLLEQTKDKGINIYTHGEMLPAHAYPKLKAYPHLKGNFGTAWQNQQKEFDNLPAPVLFTTNCLMPVKPSYSDRVFTTEVVAYPEMVHIGDEKNFTPVINKALELGGYKEDTRFTGINGGDTLTTGFARGTVLSVVDKVIDAVKAGAIKHFFLVGGCDGAKVGRNYYTEFVNKTPKDTVILTLACGKYRFNDLDIGEIGGLPRIMDMGQCNDAYSAIQVAAALSNAFECEINELPLSMVLSWYEQKAVCILLTLLSLGIKNIYLGPTLPAFVSQNVLNILVEKFNISPISTPDEDLKKILG
- a CDS encoding MFS transporter, translated to MSKKAKLLLTVSALFTLAMGISNVFLNILLWKESKNFIVLAEYNLMQYMFLPITFIFAGWLSKRKNGIWSLRLGILFFIILFGLILLFQDKISNFVLIFGILFGVAAGFYWLAFHVLSFDFTSTENRDTFNGYNGSIAGICGAVAPISSAYIINKNVLGMGYTIVFSISLLLFVVLILVSFLLKAEYYGRKMDFKKIIGTNSHDWSFLRKGLFTWGFRDVIIGFLIFVLVFKTTGSEWSVGTFSLIGSLISSVAFVIEQKLVKPKSRLKSMLAGAGLMFLAVWGLVVNISYGTLLLFIIMDSAFLPFFMVPFSSAGFNIISLQHQEDLRLEYIINKEIILNMGRVVSLLILIGLLWFVKYDRSLNYFLLFIGCAQIIALYFLKKMRVWRM
- a CDS encoding cyclic nucleotide-binding domain-containing protein codes for the protein MLKCLESYEQVYTKNDILLLAGDKVSSVGIILSGSAQIVKEDIMGNRNIVYEIGTADMFGEAFSCAKLAKSPVTVLTTTGCTVMYIGFSRIVTTCSSSCSFHTKLIENMLSLIAQKNIFLNSKIEILSQRSTREKLMAYFYMQVQRTGKNRFRIPFSRDELADFLCVNRSALSRELSKMKQ
- a CDS encoding SPFH domain-containing protein gives rise to the protein MAIIDRVKFDGLRSRDWIVYKHPAEDLVYGTQLIVGEGQIAVFVKGGEICDLFSPGTYTLDAKNLPILKAFVNLPFGGKTPFSAEIFYINTTTKLDINWGTSDPVQIIDPKYYTRLRVRAFGQMGLKLDNYETFFRELIGVMNPADFIKFDNVIDFFKGILIQKIKSIIANVIVNQKISALEITARLDDIANYTLEMISPEFSKYGLIAINLIIKSINFPDEDFEEINKILKSKAEFEIMGDNRYVTKRSFDVYDQAAGNNSGVAGVFASGGVGFGIGASLGSDMHNTINTKAATDAATLACPSCSAENSAKSKFCCECGKPLETPKKKCISCGALVTGNPKFCPECGTPMGSRICECGTEIPIGTKFCPQCGKKL
- a CDS encoding TM2 domain-containing protein produces the protein MAQNECPQCGAPTALSDRECKYCGEALTVQNSAPSAAQRPVPKQQEFDPQAAEALLYQQRVAQQQYAQQQNINNGIDPSWPIKNKIVAGLLAIFLGGLGIHKFYMGKIGKGILYMLFCWTFIPSFIAFIEGIVYLCSNDHNFQVKHRVRFQ